In Pseudobdellovibrio exovorus JSS, the genomic stretch TCGTCTAGAAGGTGGAGCTGAAAAAGCTCTACAAGATGCACTGGATGCGGGTGTTCAGCGTATTATCACTATTGGGACAGAGCCTGCAGACTTTCCCGTGGTGCTTGAGCTAGCTGAAAAATTTGCTCCACGTGTTTTCTGTACGTTGGGAGTGCACCCACATGATGGTGTGAAGTACAGCGATGACGTGGGAGCTTTTTTACGTCAAAAAGCCACACACCCTCGTGTTGTGGGTATTGGTGAGATTGGCCTAGATTATTATTACAACCAATCTCCGAAAGAAGAACAGCAGCATGCGTTTCGTGAGCAGTTAAAAATTGCAGCTGAGTTTGGCTTGCCAGTCGAAATCCACACGCGCGATGCTGAAGAAGACACAGTGCAAATTCTTTCTGAATTTTCGGGTACAGTGAAAGGCATTATTCACTGTTTTACAGGTACAGATTACTTGGCGCAAAATGCTTTGGATTTGGGATTAGATATCTCGATTTCTGGAGTTGTGACTTTTAAAAATGCCGAAAGCTTAAGAAATACAGTGAAAAATATTATTCCATTAGATCGCTTGCATGTAGAGACTGACGCGCCATTTTTAGCTCCGGTCCCTATGCGTGGAAAGTCTAATACGTCGGCATACGTTGTTCACACGGCACAGGTTGTTGCTGATCTGAAAAATGTCAGCTTGCAAACACTGAGTGAACAAACTAAAAAAAATGCCGAGAAATTATTTTTTAAATTAGTGAATTAGTTATTTATTCAAACAACTGGAGGAAAAGATGTCTAAAGTTAAAGTAGGGATTAATGGTTTTGGTCGTATCGGTCGTATTTTATTTCGTGCTGGTTTTGAAAAACTAGATATCGTTGGAATCAACTCTTTGGATAGCGTAGAAGGATTAGCACACTTGTTAAAGTATGACTCAACACAAGGTATCTTTGATGCTGAGGTGAGCCACGACGAAAATCACTTAATCGTAAATGGTAAAAAAATTCCAGTTTCTAAAACGAAAGATCCGTCACAAATTCCATGGAAATCTTGGGGAGCAGATATCGTTTTAGAATGTACGGGTGCTCTTAAAGGTAAAGAAGATTACCAAAAGCACATTGCCGCGGGTGCCAGAAAAGTTCTTATCTCGGCTCCAGCAGAAGGTGTCGATCTAACTGTTGTTTATGGTATCAACCACACTCAGTATAGCTCAGAAAAACATACTTTCTTATCAAATGCCTCTTGTACAACTAACTGTTTAGCTCCACTGGTAAAAGTTTTGAATGATTCGTTCGGAATTGAAAGTGGCACGATGCTGACAGTTCACTCGTACACAAATGACCAAAGAATCTTGGATTCATCACATAAAGACTTAAGACGCGCGCGTAGTGCGGCAGTATCTATGATTCCAACGACAACTGGCGCAGCTAAAGCTGTCGGCTTAGTATTACCTGAGCTAAAAGGTAAAATTGATGGTTTGTCTGTGCGTGTTCCAACTCCGAATGTCAGCTTAGTGGATTTCACATTCTTATCTAAAAAAGAAGCGACAGTGGATGCTGTGAATAACGCTTTAAGAGAAGCAGCGAAAACATCTTTAAAAGGTGTATTGGCAGTAGAAGAAAAAGAGCTAGTCAGTGTGGATTTCAATGGCAACCCGTATTCATCTATTGTTGATGCCAAAACAACGATGGTTGTAAATGGTAAAACAGTTAAAGTTTTATCATGGTATGACAATGAGTGTGGTTTCTCGAATCGTATGGTGGATATGGCGATCTACATGGCGGCTCACTAGTTTTTTGTTAACGTTTGAAAGGTTTCATCATGTCATCAGGTTTAAAAGGTATTAAGACAGTTCGTGATTTTGAGTTAAGCGGTAAAACAGTATTTCTGCGTTTAGATCTTAACGTACCATTAGACGGACAAAGAATTACAGACGAGACTCGTATTGTAGCGAGCTTGCCGACGATCAACTACTGCCTAGAAAAAGGTGCGAAGTTGGTTATGGCGTCTCATCTAGGTCGTCCAAAATCAGCTCAAGATAGAAAGTACTCTTTAGAGCCTGTAGCGAAAAGATTAACTGAGCTTTTGAATAAAGAAGTTGTATTGATGGAAGAGCCAAGTTCAGAAGGTGTAAAACATATTCTTTACGGCAATATGAAAAACGAAGTTATTCTTTTAGAGAACTTGCGTTTCGATGTTGGTGAAACAGAGAATAGCTCTGAGCTAGCTCAACAGTGGGCTTCATATTCTGATATCTACATTAATGATGCTTTCGGAGCGAGCCATCGTGCTCATGCGAGCATTCATGCTTTACCAGAGATCATGCACAAAAAAGGAATCGGTCTTCTGATTGAAAAAGAAATTAAGATGTTAGATAGCTTGATGGACAGTCCGAAAAAACCTTACTTGGCTGTTTTAGGTGGATCTAAGATCTCTGATAAAATCGATGTTATCGAAAAATTAATTAATATTGTGGATGGCTTTATCATCGGTGGTGCGATGGCCTATACCTTCTTAAAGGCGCAAAACATTCCTGTTGGAAAATCTTTAGTAGAGGCTGATAAGCTGAAATACGCAAAAGAGATGATCGCGCGTATGGAAGCTCGTAATAAGACATTACTATTACCTGTCGACCATGTGGTTTCGACGGAGTTTGCTAATGTGGCCAATAAAAAAGTCACAACAGGTGCCGCTATTAATGAAAACTACATGGGTCTTGATATTGGTCCACAGACTGTGAAAAATTTCACAGCAGCTTTAAGCCATGCGGCGACAGTTTTCTGGAATGGTCCGATGGGTGTTTTTGAAACTGCAGGATTCAATGAAGGCACATTTGCGATTGCAAAAGCACTTGCAGAAAATAATGGAAATAAAATCGTGGGCGGTGGAGACTCGGCTGCCGCGGCGGAAGCTTCTGGTTATGCCAGCAAGATGACTCATATATCTACAGGTGGCGGTGCCAGCTTAGAGTACCTTCAAGGCGAAAAGTTACCTGGTTTAGAAATCCTAAGACCTCGTAAACAAAGTGAACAGGTGTCCTAATGGCTAAAAAGATTTTTGCGGCGAATTGGAAGCTCAATAAAACCCCAGAAGAGGCCCGTGAGTTCGTCATTAACTTGAAGAATGAAACTTTTAAAATCGAAGGCTTTTTTGATAAGTGCGAAGTGATTTTATTCCCTTCTGCATTTTCGTTGGAAGCTGTTTCGACTTTATGTGCAGGTACAGCCATAGGCTTCGGTCCGCAAAATATCTACTCACAAAACTCGGGCGCTTTTACTGGTGAAAATTCAGCTGAGGTTGCGAAGTCTTTACGTTCAGAGTTTATTTTAATAGGTCATAGCGAACGCCGTGAAATTTTTAAAGAGGCAGATGCAGACTTAAATAAAAAACACTTACTGACACAACAGTTAGGTCTAACTTCGGTTTTCTGTATCGGTGAAAATCTAGAACAACGTGAAGCTGGCAAAACTCTTGAGGTTTGCTTAGCCCAATTAGAAAAAGGTCTTCAGGGAGCTAATAAATCGGAAAGACTTATTGTGGCCTATGAGCCTGTATGGGCCATTGGAACAGGAAAAGTCGCGACAGTTGAACAGGTCGCTGAAGTTCACCAAAAGCTACATGATGAGTTAGTATCTAAAGGATACGCCAGTGTTCAACTTCTTTATGGTGGAAGTGTAAAACCAGATAATGCTGCCGAATTATTAAAAATCAATTACGTTGATGGATTTTTAATAGGTGGAGCCGCTCTTAAAGTAGAATCATTTTTACAAATTTGTAATAAAGCCTAATAAGA encodes the following:
- the gap gene encoding type I glyceraldehyde-3-phosphate dehydrogenase → MSKVKVGINGFGRIGRILFRAGFEKLDIVGINSLDSVEGLAHLLKYDSTQGIFDAEVSHDENHLIVNGKKIPVSKTKDPSQIPWKSWGADIVLECTGALKGKEDYQKHIAAGARKVLISAPAEGVDLTVVYGINHTQYSSEKHTFLSNASCTTNCLAPLVKVLNDSFGIESGTMLTVHSYTNDQRILDSSHKDLRRARSAAVSMIPTTTGAAKAVGLVLPELKGKIDGLSVRVPTPNVSLVDFTFLSKKEATVDAVNNALREAAKTSLKGVLAVEEKELVSVDFNGNPYSSIVDAKTTMVVNGKTVKVLSWYDNECGFSNRMVDMAIYMAAH
- the tpiA gene encoding triose-phosphate isomerase — translated: MAKKIFAANWKLNKTPEEAREFVINLKNETFKIEGFFDKCEVILFPSAFSLEAVSTLCAGTAIGFGPQNIYSQNSGAFTGENSAEVAKSLRSEFILIGHSERREIFKEADADLNKKHLLTQQLGLTSVFCIGENLEQREAGKTLEVCLAQLEKGLQGANKSERLIVAYEPVWAIGTGKVATVEQVAEVHQKLHDELVSKGYASVQLLYGGSVKPDNAAELLKINYVDGFLIGGAALKVESFLQICNKA
- a CDS encoding TatD family hydrolase, whose protein sequence is MQEWIDVHCHLDRLEGGAEKALQDALDAGVQRIITIGTEPADFPVVLELAEKFAPRVFCTLGVHPHDGVKYSDDVGAFLRQKATHPRVVGIGEIGLDYYYNQSPKEEQQHAFREQLKIAAEFGLPVEIHTRDAEEDTVQILSEFSGTVKGIIHCFTGTDYLAQNALDLGLDISISGVVTFKNAESLRNTVKNIIPLDRLHVETDAPFLAPVPMRGKSNTSAYVVHTAQVVADLKNVSLQTLSEQTKKNAEKLFFKLVN
- a CDS encoding phosphoglycerate kinase, whose protein sequence is MSSGLKGIKTVRDFELSGKTVFLRLDLNVPLDGQRITDETRIVASLPTINYCLEKGAKLVMASHLGRPKSAQDRKYSLEPVAKRLTELLNKEVVLMEEPSSEGVKHILYGNMKNEVILLENLRFDVGETENSSELAQQWASYSDIYINDAFGASHRAHASIHALPEIMHKKGIGLLIEKEIKMLDSLMDSPKKPYLAVLGGSKISDKIDVIEKLINIVDGFIIGGAMAYTFLKAQNIPVGKSLVEADKLKYAKEMIARMEARNKTLLLPVDHVVSTEFANVANKKVTTGAAINENYMGLDIGPQTVKNFTAALSHAATVFWNGPMGVFETAGFNEGTFAIAKALAENNGNKIVGGGDSAAAAEASGYASKMTHISTGGGASLEYLQGEKLPGLEILRPRKQSEQVS